The DNA region CTTTTTAGCATTTTGTGCACATATTCAATCAAATAAGAACTGATGGCCCTGATGACCAGATGATTCGGCGCCGCAGAGGACCTCCGTGATCCCTTTCAGCCGCGCAGGCACATTGCGATCGACCGCACTGGCGACCAGCCTGGCGCTGGTGGTCGGATTCGCCGCGATCACGGCCGGTGCCCGGGCGGCGGAGGATGCTCCAGCAGCGAAGCCCGCAGCCGAAAGCGCGGCTGCCAAGGCCACCGCCAAGACGACCGCGGCCAAGCACGCTGCTCCCAAGAGCACATCTGCGAAGGCGAGCGAGACCAAGGGCAGCGCTGCCAGATCCGACGCCGCAAAGACAACGTCTTCCAAGACGAGTGCTGACAAGACGAGCGCTTCCAAGGCTGGCGTTTCCAAGGCTGGCGCCGTCAAGCCTGAAAGTTCCAGGACTGGTAACGCCAAGGCTGACAGCACCAAGACGACCGCCGCGAAGACCGGCAAGACGACCTCATCCAAAACCGCTGCGCCCGTCGCGACCGGAGCCTTGCCGCACAAGCCAGCCGCCGTGAGCACCGTCGCACCCGCACTGGTCCCCGCGACCCGCCAGCATGCTGCACCGGCAGTGCGCAAGCCGATCACGCCTGCCGCGGTGGCAGCGACCTCGTCGACCTCGCAAGCCGACAAGGATGCGCTGGAGAACGTCATCGAGCTCCTGCGCAAGCGCAAGGCTTCGGATGCCACCGAGGCCGAGGCCTCGATCTCCGATCCGGTGGCGCGCAAGCTCGCCGAATGGCTGATCCTGCGCAGCGAGGACAATGGCGCCTCGGTCGAGCGGTACCGCGCCTTCCTCGACGCCAATCCGAGCTGGCCGTCGCAGACCTTCCTGCGCCGCCGCATCGAGGCTTCGCTGTGGGATGACAAGCGCGACGACTCCGCCGTCTGGGCCTGGTTCCAGAATGAATCGCCGGTCTCCGCCAAGGGCCGCTTCGCGCTGGCGAAGGCGATGATCGCGCGCGGCGACCGCGGCAATGCCGAGCGTCTCGTGCGTGAGGCCTGGCGCAATGACGGAATGAGCGAGGACACCGAGAACACCGCGCTCGATCTGTTCGGATCGTTCCTGTCCGGCGGCGACCACAAGGCGCGCATGGACGCGATGCTCTACGGCACCGACAATGAGGCCGCAGGGCTGCGTGAGGCCAAGCGGCTCGGCTCCGGCTATGTCGCGCTGGCCAGGGCGCGCATCGCCGCCAACCGCAAGGGCGGAAACCTGCGCGCGCTGCTGGAGGCCGTGCCGCGCGAGCTCTCCGGCGACACCGGCTATCTGTTCGCCAAGATCCAGCTGCTCCGCCGCGAGGAGAAATTTGCCGAGGCCGCGCAGCTGATGCTGGGCGCGCCGCGCGAGCCGGCCCGGATCTTCAACGTCGACGAATGGTGGGTCGAGCGCCGGCTGCTCGCGCGCAAGATGATCGACGTCAACGAATTCCGCACCGCCTATCTGATCGCCCGCGACGCGGCGCTGCCGGCCCGCGACATCTACAAGACCGAGCAGGAATTCACCTCGGGCTGGATCGCGCTGCGCTTCCTCAACGACCCCGCATTGGCCGCGCAGCACTTCGCGCGGATCGGCGTCGGCAGCGCCAACCCGACGGCGCTGGCGCGGGCCGGCTACTGGCAGGGCCGCGCCGCGGAAGCCGCCGGCCGCAGCCAGGAGGCGCGCGCCGCCTATTCGCGCGCGGCCGAGCAATCCACCAGCTATTACGGCCAGCTCGCGCGCGCCAAACTCGGCCTGCCGCAGATCGAATTGAACGGCGCGCCGCGCGGCCGCAGCGCCGAGCGGCTCGAGATCGTCCGCGCCACCACGCTGCTCTACGAGCTCGGCGAGCGCGAGCTGGCGATCCCGATCCTCGCCGACATGGGCGACAATGGCGATCCCGAAGCGCTGGCCGGCCTCGGCGAATTGACCGCGCGCGCCGGCGATGCCCGCGGCATGCTCCTGATGGGCAAGGCCGCGCTCAATCGCGGTCTGCCGTTCGACCACTACGCCTACCCGGTCAACGGCATTCCCTCGTTCCGCCAGGTCGGGCCCGAGGTCGAGCCGAGCATCGTCTACGCCATCGCCCGCCAGGAGAGCGCGTTCAATCCGGCGGTGGTGTCGCCGGCCCAGGCCTACGGCCTGATGCAGGTAACGCCGGAAGCCGGCCGCTATGTCTGCAAGCGCGCCGGCATCGGCTTCGACCTCAGCCGGATGAAGACCGATCCGGTCTACAACGCGACCCTCGGCGCGGCCGAGCTCGGCGGCCTGCTCGAGGACTATCGCGGCTCCTACATCCTCACCTTCGCCGCCTACAATGCCGGCCGCGGCAGCGTGAAGAAGTGGATCGAGCGCTACGGCGATCCGCGCGATCCCAAGGTCGACGCCGTCGACTGGGTCGAGCTGATTCCGTTCTCGGAGACGCGGAACTACGTCCAGCGCATCATGGAGAACCTGCAGGTCTACCGCGCCCGCTTCGGCGGCGGCACCAAATTGCAGATCGAGGCCGATCTGCGCCGCGGCGGCAGCGTCGAGTAATCCGGCACGGCACGATTTATCCGAATTCAATCAATATCTTGAGCCAATCCAAGACGGCTGCGCGCGCCGAACCGTCCCTGCGGTGATGTGCCGGGGGATCTCGTTCCACGTCCGTTCTTTCTCAGTCCGAGAGCATGCCGTTGTGATGGACCCCCACCACCGCAGCATGGCTGAGAATAATCGAGCACAAACACGCCCTTCCAAATTGACCGTGCCGACAAAATCGATGCATAAGGCTCGCACCGGAGAGGTGGCCGAGTGGCTGAAGGCAACGCTTTGCTAAAGCGTCATACGGTCTCAAGCTGTATCGAGGGTTCGAATCCCTCCCTCTCCGCCAAAATGTTTCAAATCACCTTCCGTCGGGGCAAGGCACGGTCTGCTGCATCGGCGCCGCCAGGCCGAACTGCGACATCTTTCCTGCACGCAACATGGCTATCGTCGCTGTTTCGGAGCCGCCGAGGAGCCAGGCCATGAAGCAATATGTGACGGTCGGACTGGCGATCATCGCGGGAGCCGCGCTGATCGAGGTGGCGCTCGTTCCGGGGCTGCTGATCGGCGGCGCGGCGGTGCTCGCACCGAGCTACGTGCCGGGCCTGCGGCGCCGGAAGCGAAAATCTGCGACGGCGTCGCGTCGCGCGACGGCGCCCGCAGCCTCTCTTCTGCGCCAGTTGCCCGTGAGCCTGCCGCGCGCGCTGCTGCCGAAGCTCGTGCTCGGGCGAACCGTCGCCAAGACCATCACGTTCCGGATCATCGTCACGAGCCTCGACTTCACCACCAACTATCTGGTGATTGGCGAACTCGGCACCGCGGCTGGTCTGTCTTCCTTCAACCTGGTGGCTGGCCCCCTCTTCTATCTCGTCCACGAAACCGCCTGGAATTACTTCAGGTCCTCCGCGCTCGCCTCGCCCGCAGCGGACGCCCAATCCGCCGATGACAGCGGCATCGAGGTCGGCGGCATCAAGATCAGCCGCGCACTGGCCAAGACCATCACCTACCGAACCATCGCAACTGTGGTCGACTTCACCACCAACTATGTGGTGGTGCGCAACGTCACCGAAGCGGCGATCCTCTCGGCCAGCGGCTTCATCCTCGGACCCTTCGTCTATTTCGGCCACGAGAAGGCCTGGGACTATTTCACAGCACGTGCCGAGCGCGCCGCTGAGTTGCCGATCGAGACCCGCCTCCTGCCCGCGCCGGGTTGATCGCAGCCTGTGGCTTTCCGCTATTTCGCTGGCGCCGCCTGCGTAGCCGCCTCCAACATCCACTCCCTGAACGCTGCGATCTTCGGCAGCCCCTGCCTGTTGTCGGGACAGACGAGATAATAGGCGAACTCCTCCATATGCACGGTGTCGAGCAGTTGAACCAACCGTCCGCTGCGCAATTCCTGCTCGACCATCGCCGCCGGCAGCAGGCCTGCGCCCTGCCCCGACAGCACGGCCTTCAGCAACAGGCTTGAATCGTCGAACGACGGCCCGCGCGGCGCGCGCACCTCTTCGACGCCCTGGCTCTGAAACCACAGGCTCCATCCCTTGCGATCGGCATCGTGCACCTGCGGCCAGCGCGCGAGATCGGCTGGTGCCTTCGGGCGACCGAGGCGCGCCAGCAGCTCTGGCGCCGCGATCGCCACCATCTCGACCGTGACGACGCGGTCGCTGCGCAGGCCCGGGTAGCGGCCGAGACCGTGGCGCACCGCGACGTCGATGCCGCTGCGGGAAAAATCCACCAGCGTGTTGCTCGTGATGATCTGCAGATCGACCTCGGGATGCGCGCGCTGAAACGACGCCATGCGCGGCACCAGCCAGGCCGATGCGAAGAACGGCGTGACGCTCACAGTCAACGTGCCGACGTCGGCCGATGCCGCGACACGGCGCGAGGCCTCAGCGATCTGACGAAACGCATTGCGCACCGACGGCAGATAGTCGCGGCCGGCATCGGTGAGATAGATGCCGCGTGGCACGCGCTCGAACAACTTCACACCGAGATGCGCCTCGAGCGTCTTCAGCATCTGGCTCACGGCGCCCGGCGTGACGCAAAGCTCCTCGGCCGCGAGCTTCACCGAGAGATGGCGGGCCGCGGACTCGAAGGCCTTCAGGGCATTCAAAGGCGGAAGCTTCTGCTCCATGATTTAGATTTTCTAATCTGAATTGGCCAGCAATTCTGGTTTGTTACGGCGGCATTTCAGCATCATATTTCGCAAACAGCCTGAACGTCAACGCAACCCAACACGTAGCCTAGATTAGATTTTCTATCTGATTGAACGCGATGGAATGAGACAATGCTCGACCACCCGGACGGCTTCGCCTTTCACGGTCTGATCGAAACGGGAACGCAGATCAAAAGCGGGTCCATCTCCTCGCGCGCCGTGACCGAACAACAGCTCCAACGCATCGCGACGCTGGACCAGCGCTTAGGTGCCTTTGTGTACGTGCTCGAGGAAAGCGCGCTTGCGCAAGCCGACGCCGCCGATCGAGAGATCGCGAACGGACATGATCGGGGACCGCTCCATGGCGTCCCCATCGCGGTCAAGGATCTGTGCTGGACCGAAGGTGTGGCGACGGCGGCAGGAACGCTGGTGTGTCGCGACTTCGTCCCGACGCAAGACGCCACGGTCGTTCGACGCCTGAAGGAAGCCGGCGCGATCCTGATCGGCAAGACCCAACTCACCGAAGGCGCGTATTCGGATTACCACCCCTCGATCACGCCGGCAGTCAACCCGTGGAACTCCGATTATTGGACCGGGATTTCGTCGAGCGGTTCAGCCGTTGCCACTGCGGCAGGGCTTTGCTTCGGCTCGATCGCGTCTGATACCGGCGGCTCCATTCGATGGCCCTCCGCGGCAAACGGCGTTACCGGTCTGAAGCCGACCTGGGGACGCGTGAGCCGCCATGGCGTGTTCGAGTTGGCGGCTTCGCTCGATCATGTCGGCACCATCGCGCGCAGTGCGGCCGACAACGGGGCGATCCTCGCAGTTATCTCTGGAAGCGACCCGAGCGATCCGACAGCCAGTCATCTTCCCGTACCGGACTATCTTGCGGCCGCAGAGGCCGGCGCAGACCGGCTGCGTATCGGCATCGACCCGCAATGGAATGCGATTGACGTCGACATGGAGACGCAATCCGCGCTTTCCACTGCGATCGCGGTGTTCGCTCAGCTCGGCGCCGACATCGTCGAGATTACGTTTCCGGACGTTACGCAGATCATCGCCGATTGGGTGCCGAATTGCGCGGTGGAAGCCGCCGTCGCCCACGAGGCCGATTACGCCGCACACAAGGACCTCTACGGCCCAATCCTGTCATCGGTGATCAAGACCGGCGCCTCCATCTCGGGGGTGGAGTATCAGAAGATCCTGTTGCGGCGTGCAGCGTTCCGCGGACAGGTCGAGGCGCTCTTTCAGACCATCGACGTGATCCTGACGCCGATCCAACCGTTCGCGCCCCTGACACTGGCAAAGATCGCCACCCTGGGAGAGCAGCCCGACCTCATTGCCAAGCTGCAGCGCTATGCGTGTCCGTTCGACATGAGCGGCCACCCGACGCTGTCCTTCCCGGGCGGTGTAATGCGCGAGGGCATGCCGATCGGACTGCAATTGGTGGCCGGCCACTTCCAGGAGACGGCCCTGCTACGTGCGGGCTGTGCCTTCCAGGACTCAACGACATGGCATCGACGGCATCCGGTTGTTTTGGCGGCAACCACTTCCGAGGAGGCCACGGCATGACAGCGACGGTCGATCGGATCAACGCCACCCAAGCCGGAAGCCTGCCCGGCGAGCTGGCCTTTCAATGGATTGAAGTCGAGCAGAGTTTTGTGCGCGGCCGCTTCGACATCGGGACAAAACACTTCTCCCCTCATGGACCGCTGCACGGCGCGAGCATCGTCGCCTTGGCAGACTCCGCCTGCGGCTTCGGCTGTCTCGCTTCGTTGCCGGAAGGCGCAAGCGGCTTCGCCACCTCCGAGCTGAAGACCAACTTCATCGGCACCGCGCGCGAAGGCGGCGTGAGCTGTGAGGCGCGGCTCGTGCATGCCGGGCGCACGACACAGGTTTGGGACGCCGTGGTCCGCAGCGAGGTCACGGGGAAGACCATCGCGCTGTTCCGCTGCACCCAGATGCTGCTCACCGCATCGGCGCCCGCTGCCAACCGCTGATCGGACCAATCACAGGGAATGCCACCATGATCATCGAGCAAACCAGAGCGAGGCCGTTCTACGGCTGGTTCGTCGTCGCGGCCGCCTTCGTCATCACCTTCATCGGCTTCGGCAGCGCCTACACTTTCTCGTCGTTCGTGGAGTCGCTGCAGCACGAGTTCGGCGCCTCGCGCGGCGCGGTGTCGCTGGTGTTCTCCTTTGCGGGCTTCCTCTATTTCGGCCTCGGCGTGATCTCGGGCCCACTGGCCGATCGTTGGGGCGCGCGCAATCTCGCGGCGTTTGGCATGGTGCTGATCGGCGTCGGCCTGCTGCTGGCCGGCCGCGCCCGGACCATCATGCAGGTCTATGCCGCCTACAGCATCGGCATCGGCGCCGGCGTCGGCTGCGCCTATGTGCCGACGCTCGGCGCAGTGCAGCGCTGGTTCGTCCGGCGGCGCGGCTTCGTCTCGGGGCTCGCGGTAAGCGGGATCGGCGTCGGGACGCTGGTGATGCCGCCGCTCGCGACCTGGCTGATCGCAAGCCTCGGCTGGCGCGACGCCTATGTCGTGCTCGGCATCGTGGCGGCGGTCACCGGCATCGGCGCAGCGCTGCTGATCGCCGACGATCCGCGCAGGCACGGCACCGGCCCGGACGGCGATCCGCTCGAGGCCGTCACGAGCTCACCGGCCCGCCGCGGCGTCGCGGTCGGCGATGCCGTGCGCACGCCCCGCTTCATTGGCCTCTATGCGGCGTGCCTGATCAGCGCATTCGGCGTGTTCGTGCCTTTCGTGCATCTGGTGCCGTTCGCGCTCGACCATCAGGTGGCGTCCGGCCTCGCAGTGCTGCTGCTCGGCATGATCGGCGTCGGCTCGACCGCCGGACGCTTCTTCCTCGGCGGCATCGCCGACCGCGTCGGTCGCGATGCGTTCCTGGTCGCGATGTATGTCGGGATGGCCATATCACTGGCGATATGGGCGATCGCCGGCGGATTCTGGTCGCTGATATCATTCGCGCTGCTGTTCGGCCTGTTCTATGGCGGTTGGGTCGCGATCCTGCCTGCCGTCGTCACCGACCATTTCGGCGGCCGCCATGTCAGCGGCATCATCGGCATCCTCTACACCAGCGTCGCCGTCGGCACGCTGCTGGGACCGAGCGCGGCAGGCTTCGTGTTCGACATCAGCCACAGCTATGTGATTCCGATCGCGATCAGCGCAGCCGCCAATCTCGTCGCCGCCGTCATCGCAAGGGCCACGATGCGAACCGCATCGCCGATCGCCGCACCGGGCGGCAAAGGCCCCCAATGACCTCAGAGGTAATCGATCCGGTTGGCGGCCGCGCGCATCATTGCCTCGTGGCTGCGAGCCGTGAGGGAAATCAATCGCGATGGCTGTTACTTATCTGATCAAGTTCAATGTCTTGCAGGATCGGCGGGAGCGCTTCCTTGCGCTTCTCGAAGGCGTGCTCGATGCGATGCGCTCGGAGCCCATGTTCCGGGAAGCGATGCTGCATCAAGATCCGGCATCTGATAGCCGTTTCATGCTCTACGAGACCTGGGACAATCACGACGACGTCGTGAACGTGCAGCTTCACCGGCCCTATCGACGGGCCTGGCACGAGGCATTGCCTGCGCTGCTCGCGGAAGATCGCGACATCACCATCTGGCAACCGTTACGCGCCGATCGCGCGCAGCCAAAGGCCTGAAGGATTC from Bradyrhizobium genosp. L includes:
- a CDS encoding lytic transglycosylase domain-containing protein, with protein sequence MSTVAPALVPATRQHAAPAVRKPITPAAVAATSSTSQADKDALENVIELLRKRKASDATEAEASISDPVARKLAEWLILRSEDNGASVERYRAFLDANPSWPSQTFLRRRIEASLWDDKRDDSAVWAWFQNESPVSAKGRFALAKAMIARGDRGNAERLVREAWRNDGMSEDTENTALDLFGSFLSGGDHKARMDAMLYGTDNEAAGLREAKRLGSGYVALARARIAANRKGGNLRALLEAVPRELSGDTGYLFAKIQLLRREEKFAEAAQLMLGAPREPARIFNVDEWWVERRLLARKMIDVNEFRTAYLIARDAALPARDIYKTEQEFTSGWIALRFLNDPALAAQHFARIGVGSANPTALARAGYWQGRAAEAAGRSQEARAAYSRAAEQSTSYYGQLARAKLGLPQIELNGAPRGRSAERLEIVRATTLLYELGERELAIPILADMGDNGDPEALAGLGELTARAGDARGMLLMGKAALNRGLPFDHYAYPVNGIPSFRQVGPEVEPSIVYAIARQESAFNPAVVSPAQAYGLMQVTPEAGRYVCKRAGIGFDLSRMKTDPVYNATLGAAELGGLLEDYRGSYILTFAAYNAGRGSVKKWIERYGDPRDPKVDAVDWVELIPFSETRNYVQRIMENLQVYRARFGGGTKLQIEADLRRGGSVE
- a CDS encoding DUF2061 domain-containing protein; its protein translation is MKQYVTVGLAIIAGAALIEVALVPGLLIGGAAVLAPSYVPGLRRRKRKSATASRRATAPAASLLRQLPVSLPRALLPKLVLGRTVAKTITFRIIVTSLDFTTNYLVIGELGTAAGLSSFNLVAGPLFYLVHETAWNYFRSSALASPAADAQSADDSGIEVGGIKISRALAKTITYRTIATVVDFTTNYVVVRNVTEAAILSASGFILGPFVYFGHEKAWDYFTARAERAAELPIETRLLPAPG
- the gcvA gene encoding transcriptional regulator GcvA, whose product is MEQKLPPLNALKAFESAARHLSVKLAAEELCVTPGAVSQMLKTLEAHLGVKLFERVPRGIYLTDAGRDYLPSVRNAFRQIAEASRRVAASADVGTLTVSVTPFFASAWLVPRMASFQRAHPEVDLQIITSNTLVDFSRSGIDVAVRHGLGRYPGLRSDRVVTVEMVAIAAPELLARLGRPKAPADLARWPQVHDADRKGWSLWFQSQGVEEVRAPRGPSFDDSSLLLKAVLSGQGAGLLPAAMVEQELRSGRLVQLLDTVHMEEFAYYLVCPDNRQGLPKIAAFREWMLEAATQAAPAK
- a CDS encoding amidase, encoding MLDHPDGFAFHGLIETGTQIKSGSISSRAVTEQQLQRIATLDQRLGAFVYVLEESALAQADAADREIANGHDRGPLHGVPIAVKDLCWTEGVATAAGTLVCRDFVPTQDATVVRRLKEAGAILIGKTQLTEGAYSDYHPSITPAVNPWNSDYWTGISSSGSAVATAAGLCFGSIASDTGGSIRWPSAANGVTGLKPTWGRVSRHGVFELAASLDHVGTIARSAADNGAILAVISGSDPSDPTASHLPVPDYLAAAEAGADRLRIGIDPQWNAIDVDMETQSALSTAIAVFAQLGADIVEITFPDVTQIIADWVPNCAVEAAVAHEADYAAHKDLYGPILSSVIKTGASISGVEYQKILLRRAAFRGQVEALFQTIDVILTPIQPFAPLTLAKIATLGEQPDLIAKLQRYACPFDMSGHPTLSFPGGVMREGMPIGLQLVAGHFQETALLRAGCAFQDSTTWHRRHPVVLAATTSEEATA
- a CDS encoding PaaI family thioesterase; protein product: MTATVDRINATQAGSLPGELAFQWIEVEQSFVRGRFDIGTKHFSPHGPLHGASIVALADSACGFGCLASLPEGASGFATSELKTNFIGTAREGGVSCEARLVHAGRTTQVWDAVVRSEVTGKTIALFRCTQMLLTASAPAANR
- a CDS encoding MFS transporter, whose amino-acid sequence is MIIEQTRARPFYGWFVVAAAFVITFIGFGSAYTFSSFVESLQHEFGASRGAVSLVFSFAGFLYFGLGVISGPLADRWGARNLAAFGMVLIGVGLLLAGRARTIMQVYAAYSIGIGAGVGCAYVPTLGAVQRWFVRRRGFVSGLAVSGIGVGTLVMPPLATWLIASLGWRDAYVVLGIVAAVTGIGAALLIADDPRRHGTGPDGDPLEAVTSSPARRGVAVGDAVRTPRFIGLYAACLISAFGVFVPFVHLVPFALDHQVASGLAVLLLGMIGVGSTAGRFFLGGIADRVGRDAFLVAMYVGMAISLAIWAIAGGFWSLISFALLFGLFYGGWVAILPAVVTDHFGGRHVSGIIGILYTSVAVGTLLGPSAAGFVFDISHSYVIPIAISAAANLVAAVIARATMRTASPIAAPGGKGPQ
- a CDS encoding putative quinol monooxygenase produces the protein MAVTYLIKFNVLQDRRERFLALLEGVLDAMRSEPMFREAMLHQDPASDSRFMLYETWDNHDDVVNVQLHRPYRRAWHEALPALLAEDRDITIWQPLRADRAQPKA